Below is a window of Edaphobacter bradus DNA.
AACTGCTTTGGGGTTATAGTCCCGTAGCCTTTTGGCAAACGACGAGACTGCCTTCCTGCAGAACGAGCGGCGATCCTTGTCTTCCAAGTGATTGACGGGTTCGAGCACGAGGTCGTCGAGATAGAAGCCGTTGCGTTTGAAGTTGTCGAGAAAGCGCGCTTCGCCTCGAAATGCTTTTCGTATCTCCCGAAAGAGCCCACTGTCCTGGTTGTAGAAAAACGTGCCGCCGTGCGGCGCCGACTCACCCACAAAAAGAGTGGTGATGCGGTCTGGCCGGTAGCTGGCTCGCGTTCCTTCAAAGTTGGTTATCGAATTCATACGACGGTGGCTTTTGGTGCGGACCAGAATTCTTTGTCGTGTTGGCTTTCGAATTTGTCGATGGCTTCGGCCTGGCGCAGGGTTAGGCCGATATCGTCGAGGCCATTCAGCAGGCAGTATTTGCGGAACGGGTCGATGTCGAAGTGGGCGTTGAAGCCTTGATCGTCGGTGACGGTTTGGGCTTCGAGGTTGATGGTGAGCTTGTGCTCTGGGTTCTTTGTGCAGCGGTCGAGCAGGGTTTTGACTTCGTCTTCGGTGAGGCGGACGATGATCATGCCGTTCTTGCCGGCGTTGGAGAAGAAGATGTCGGCGAAGGTGGGGGCGATGACGGCGCGGAAGCCGTACTGCTGTAGCGCCCAGGCGGCGTGCTCGCGCGAGCTGCCGCAGCCGAAGTTGCGCTCGGCGATGAGGACCTCGGCGCCCTTGTGCTCAGGTTTGTTGAGGACGAAGTCGGGGTTGGTGGCGGGGTGGCCGGCATCGTCGAAGTTATAGCGCCAGTCGTAGAAGAGGAACTCGCCGTAGCCCGTTCGCTCGATGCGTTTGAGGAACTGTTTGGGGATGATCTGGTCCGTGTCGATGTTGGGCAGCGGCAGCGGGGCGGCTTTGGAGGTGAGGATATTGATGGGTTCCATTGAGGCTCCGGAGGCGAGTTAGTCGATGAGTGGACGATTGAGTTCAGTGCGCCAGGTGGACGGGTCCGGGCTGGAGTCGGGATTGATGAGATACCGCTCCCAGAGGTCGGTTGCGGTCTTGTGTCCGTTCGCGTCGAGCCACTCGTGGAACTCTCTCCACGCCGCGGGAAGGCCGCTGTAGTTTCCGTGGAAGATCGTTCTGGCCACGGTCATGGCCGGCCATGTGGACGGGACGACGCGACCGGCGGGAGCGATGGGCTGCGAGACGGGGAAGCAGATCTGGAAGTCGAAGGTGTCGGTAGGCCTTCTGAAATGGTGGGTGAACCATGGGCCGGTGGGAGCGATTCCCTGAGCAGAGATCGCGGCGAGGACCTCTTGCACTCCGGGACCCATGACGCTACGGATCTGGTCGCTCGGGACGGTGAGATGGAGCGCGGCGGTGTGCTGCTCGGTGGTTTGCGTGATATACGGCGTTTCGATCATGCTCTACCTTCCGGGGAAGATTTTTCTGAGCTATTGGAGTTCCATTGACGGATGTCGGTGAAGTGGCCGGTGATGGCAGCGGCTGCTGCCATCTCAGGGGAGACGAGGTGGGTGCGGCCTCCGCGGCCCTGGCGGCCTTCGAAGTTGCGGTTGCTGGTGGAGGCGCAGCGCTCGCCGGGGGAGAGGATGTCGGGGTTCATGCCGAGGCACATGCTGCAGCCGGGCTCGCGCCACTCGAAGCCCGCGGTCTTGAAGATGGCGTCGAGGCCCTCCTGCTCGGCCTGGCGCTTGACGGCCTGAGAGCCAGGGACGACCATCGCGCGCACGGTGGTCGCGATGTGGTGGCCTTTGACGACCTTTGCGGCGGCGCGGAGGTCTTCGATGCGGGCGTTGGTGCAGGAGCCGAGGAAGACGGCGTCAACCTTGATTTCCTGCATCGGCGTGCCGGGCTTGAGGCCCATGTATTCGAGGGCGCGGGCGAAGGACTTGCGGTCGGCTTCGGTCCGCGCGTCTTCGACGGAGGGAACCTTGCCGTCGATTCCAGTGACCATGCCGGGCGAGGTTCCCCAGGTGACGCGCGGGGCAAGCGTGGCGGCGTCGATGTGCAGCTCACGGTCATAGGTCGCGCCGGGGTCGGTGGGCAGAGTGCGCCAGTGAGCTACGGCCTCGTCCCATGCTGTGCCAGTGGGCGAGAAGCGGCGGCCCTTGAGGTAGGCGAAGGTGGTCTCGTCGGGGGCGATCATGCCGGCCCGGGCTCCGGCCTCGATGCTCATGTTGCAGATGGTCATGCGGCCTTCCATAGAAAGCGCGCGGATGGCCGAGCCCGCGTACTCGATGACGTAGCCGGTGGCTCCGTCGGTGCCGATCTTGCCGATGATGTCGAGGATGATGTCCTTGGCGGTGACGCCGAAGGGAAGCTCGCCGTCGACCGTTATGCGGAAGGTCTTTGGCTTTGACTGCGGGAGGGTTTGCGTGGCCATGACGTGCTCGACCTCGCTGGTACCGATTCCGAAGGCGAGGGCTCCGAATGCGCCGTGCGTCGAGGTGTGCGAGTCGCCGCAGACGATGGTCATGCCGGGCTTGGTGGCTCCTAGCTCGGGGCCGATCATGTGGACGATGCCTTGGGAGGCGTCCTGTACATCGAAGAACTCGACGCCAAACTCAGCGCAGTTCTTACGCAATGCGTTGACCTGTGCGGCGGAGATCTGGTCGACGATGTGGAGCCGGTCGTAGGCGCTGGTGGTGGGGACGTTGTGGTCCACGGTGGCGATGGTGCGGTCAGGGCGGCGCAGCTTGCGGCCAGCCATGCGGAGACCGTCGAAGGCCTGTGGCGAGGTGACCTCGTGGATGAGGTGGAGGTCGATGTAGAGGATCGTCGGCTCGCCCTCGGGCTCGGCGACGAGGTGCTGCTGCCAGACTTTTTCGAAGAGTGTCTTGGGTGTTGATTGGGGTGCTGTGCTCATACTTAGGTTCCTGTGCTGTTGCTTGTGCAGATTATTGAGGAGATTCCGAGCTTGTCTGTTGTGGCCAGGTGGGGCGTTCCGTCCGTATCAACGACCGCAGCGAGACGAATTTGTGGAGCGCAGCCGTCTGACCTCGTCCAGTCGGCAAGGGTACTTTGCAATTGAAGCGGGACATGCAGAGGATCAATGTTGCGATCTGGGAAGAGCCAGAGTGAGAATGGTGCGTCCTTTTCATCAGGTGTACGGCTCTGCTCATCCCAACGCATTGCAGCGAAGACGATGAGCGGCTTCGTTGCTCCAAGGTCCATCCAGAGAAGACCGCGCTGCGTGCACTGTGCGACCACGCAACCTGTAATCGTAAGGTATCGATTGGCTGTAGAGGTTACGTGGCCCTTCCCTGAGAGAAAAGCAGACGCAGCCTCGCTAAGCGGAAGGCCATTTCCCCAGAAGGTCTGCGGGGCCTTTAGCTCATTTTTCAGTAAGTCAGCGAAACGTGAGTCGGCGAGTAGTGCAGCCTTTTGTCCGTCGGGTGCAGGCTGTGTGTACTGCCAGAGCCAGGAGAAGTCTTCGGTCTGCGGTTTGTCGTGCTTGAGGTGAAGTTGCGCGCGCGCCGCAGTGGCTCCTATGACGAGGAGGAGGGTGATGGCGGCGAGCTGGAGCGAGCGGCGCATATTCAAACCTAAGCAGAGACTCCTTACTTTTTCGATAAAGCTGAGTTCTTTGCAGCGAGGACCATCAGAATGTTGACCAGCGGGAACATGATGAGTCCGGTAATGATGAGCGGGACTGTTGGCGAGCCGTGCAGCCATCGGTAGATGATCGCCCCTGCTACGGC
It encodes the following:
- the leuD gene encoding 3-isopropylmalate dehydratase small subunit is translated as MEPINILTSKAAPLPLPNIDTDQIIPKQFLKRIERTGYGEFLFYDWRYNFDDAGHPATNPDFVLNKPEHKGAEVLIAERNFGCGSSREHAAWALQQYGFRAVIAPTFADIFFSNAGKNGMIIVRLTEDEVKTLLDRCTKNPEHKLTINLEAQTVTDDQGFNAHFDIDPFRKYCLLNGLDDIGLTLRQAEAIDKFESQHDKEFWSAPKATVV
- a CDS encoding GyrI-like domain-containing protein, which codes for MIETPYITQTTEQHTAALHLTVPSDQIRSVMGPGVQEVLAAISAQGIAPTGPWFTHHFRRPTDTFDFQICFPVSQPIAPAGRVVPSTWPAMTVARTIFHGNYSGLPAAWREFHEWLDANGHKTATDLWERYLINPDSSPDPSTWRTELNRPLID
- the leuC gene encoding 3-isopropylmalate dehydratase large subunit; the encoded protein is MSTAPQSTPKTLFEKVWQQHLVAEPEGEPTILYIDLHLIHEVTSPQAFDGLRMAGRKLRRPDRTIATVDHNVPTTSAYDRLHIVDQISAAQVNALRKNCAEFGVEFFDVQDASQGIVHMIGPELGATKPGMTIVCGDSHTSTHGAFGALAFGIGTSEVEHVMATQTLPQSKPKTFRITVDGELPFGVTAKDIILDIIGKIGTDGATGYVIEYAGSAIRALSMEGRMTICNMSIEAGARAGMIAPDETTFAYLKGRRFSPTGTAWDEAVAHWRTLPTDPGATYDRELHIDAATLAPRVTWGTSPGMVTGIDGKVPSVEDARTEADRKSFARALEYMGLKPGTPMQEIKVDAVFLGSCTNARIEDLRAAAKVVKGHHIATTVRAMVVPGSQAVKRQAEQEGLDAIFKTAGFEWREPGCSMCLGMNPDILSPGERCASTSNRNFEGRQGRGGRTHLVSPEMAAAAAITGHFTDIRQWNSNSSEKSSPEGRA